From one Desulforegulaceae bacterium genomic stretch:
- a CDS encoding OmpA family protein, whose protein sequence is MKFFKTTAIALFAIGFLVSGCSVKQCSDLPAGNPPVFDGSNYSKKVDNLIIIADTSSSMEQCSGNHTCFSATQNIITKMISALPSDIDINSAYLTYGHLMSISPKPNLVNLELSKFSKSRFNNAQAKVSEPGGTSRLDLSIDDACNMLGNTSGKTAIFIFGDGRDANEKVFASIDKIKGAYGNNVCVYPVHVGNSVEGEKVFAGIASSAGCGKFYKAESLNNNEAIKGMLAGLVYTKVLDSDGDGVIDSLDKCPGTPKGAIVDKYGCPIDSDGDGVYDGLDKCPNTPKGAIVDKHGCPIDSDGDGVYDGLDKCPNTPKGTKVDKYGCPVLSVSDKVTITERGTWLYKGIQFGTEKDGINAKTAAALDELAATLKENKNIKLEVQGYTDSTGNSAYNYKLSEKRADSVKKYLENKGISSNRLVSKGYGPSNPRATNKTVEGRALNRRVEFKPLN, encoded by the coding sequence ATGAAATTTTTCAAAACAACTGCAATAGCTTTATTTGCCATTGGTTTTCTGGTTTCTGGCTGTTCAGTAAAACAATGCAGTGATCTTCCCGCTGGGAATCCCCCTGTTTTTGATGGGAGCAACTATTCAAAAAAAGTGGATAACCTTATAATCATAGCTGATACATCTTCTTCCATGGAGCAATGCTCTGGAAATCATACTTGTTTCAGTGCAACTCAAAACATTATAACCAAGATGATTTCAGCTCTGCCGTCTGATATTGACATTAACTCAGCATATCTTACATATGGCCATCTTATGTCAATTTCTCCTAAGCCAAACCTTGTAAATCTTGAATTAAGCAAGTTTTCCAAATCAAGATTTAACAATGCCCAGGCAAAAGTCTCAGAGCCAGGAGGAACATCTCGTTTGGATTTAAGTATTGACGATGCTTGCAATATGCTTGGCAATACATCAGGTAAAACCGCAATCTTTATTTTTGGTGACGGACGTGATGCCAATGAAAAAGTTTTTGCATCTATTGATAAAATCAAGGGAGCCTATGGAAACAATGTCTGCGTCTATCCGGTGCATGTGGGAAATTCTGTAGAAGGTGAAAAAGTTTTTGCAGGTATTGCTTCATCAGCAGGATGCGGCAAATTTTATAAAGCTGAGTCTTTGAATAATAATGAAGCAATCAAGGGAATGCTTGCTGGTTTGGTTTACACCAAGGTTTTGGATTCAGATGGTGATGGAGTTATAGATAGCCTGGACAAATGCCCTGGAACTCCAAAAGGTGCCATAGTAGATAAATACGGTTGCCCAATTGATTCAGATGGTGACGGAGTTTATGATGGTCTGGACAAGTGCCCTAATACACCAAAAGGTGCAATAGTAGACAAACACGGCTGTCCAATTGATTCAGATGGTGACGGAGTTTATGATGGCCTAGACAAGTGTCCTAATACACCAAAAGGTACTAAAGTAGATAAATACGGATGTCCTGTTCTTTCAGTATCTGATAAAGTTACTATAACTGAAAGAGGAACTTGGTTATATAAAGGTATTCAGTTTGGTACCGAGAAGGATGGAATAAATGCAAAAACAGCAGCAGCTCTTGACGAACTGGCAGCTACTTTAAAAGAGAACAAAAATATCAAGCTAGAAGTTCAGGGATATACTGATAGCACAGGGAATTCGGCCTATAACTATAAATTATCAGAGAAAAGAGCAGATTCTGTAAAAAAATATCTTGAAAATAAAGGTATTTCATCGAACAGGCTTGTTTCAAAAGGATATGGCCCTTCAAATCCTAGAGCAACAAATAAAACTGTAGAAGGAAGAGCTCTTAACAGAAGAGTTGAGTTCAAGCCACTTAATTAA
- a CDS encoding FumA C-terminus/TtdB family hydratase beta subunit, whose amino-acid sequence MSEFKYLPLYPMFDFGNVKFEKVSGKGGSVLKFDNKNYLKIEYDDLKTIAEKSFSEINYFFSKSHLQKLSDILKDKESSENDKFVARKLIENAVISSSKIFPLCQDTGTATISAEKGNLVLTDFDEKKALSEGVFETYKNENLRYSQLVPLSFYEEINSKTNLPAQIDIYSGKGNDFKFNFVAKGGGSSNKTFFFTENKSLLKPAEFRTFLEANIKKIGTAACPPYNIGVVIGGTSPEMNLKTLKLLTSGSLEHVKPSKSGEYYALRDFEIEKIISDICVNTKMGAQYGGKYFALSTKAISLPRHGASVFVSIGVSCYAHRNQFGLINEDGIFLEEKEKDPSKYLPDEQVDFKNPAKINLDQPMDKIREELSKLSVSSPILLNGTIIVARDIAHSKILEILEKEKTLPAYIKNHPVYYAGPAKVPLGFPSGSFGPTTSARMDSYTEPFQKNQGSLVMIGKGNRASIVKNSCQKYKGFYLGAIGGAAALVGKNCIKSIEVIDFEELGMEAVFKIKVNDFPAFLVIDDKGNDFFENL is encoded by the coding sequence ATGTCTGAATTTAAATACTTACCCCTTTATCCTATGTTTGATTTTGGGAACGTAAAATTTGAAAAAGTTTCTGGTAAAGGGGGCTCTGTTTTAAAGTTTGATAACAAAAACTATCTTAAAATAGAGTATGATGACTTAAAAACAATTGCAGAAAAAAGTTTTTCAGAAATAAACTATTTTTTTTCAAAATCTCATCTTCAAAAATTATCAGATATTTTAAAAGATAAAGAATCAAGTGAAAATGACAAATTTGTTGCAAGAAAATTAATTGAAAATGCTGTGATTTCATCTTCAAAAATTTTCCCTCTATGCCAAGATACTGGTACTGCAACAATTTCAGCTGAAAAAGGAAATTTAGTCTTAACAGATTTTGATGAAAAAAAAGCTTTGAGCGAAGGGGTTTTTGAAACATATAAAAATGAAAACCTAAGGTATTCACAGCTTGTTCCCTTATCTTTTTATGAAGAAATAAATTCAAAAACAAATCTTCCGGCTCAAATAGATATTTATTCAGGAAAAGGAAATGATTTTAAATTCAACTTTGTAGCAAAAGGAGGAGGGTCTTCCAATAAGACATTCTTTTTTACTGAAAATAAATCCCTTCTAAAGCCAGCTGAATTTAGAACTTTTCTTGAAGCAAATATAAAAAAAATAGGAACAGCAGCTTGCCCTCCTTATAATATCGGTGTTGTGATTGGAGGAACTTCTCCTGAAATGAATCTTAAAACCTTAAAACTCCTTACTTCAGGTTCGCTTGAACATGTCAAGCCTTCAAAATCAGGTGAATATTATGCTTTAAGAGATTTTGAAATTGAAAAAATTATTTCTGATATCTGCGTAAACACGAAAATGGGAGCTCAGTACGGAGGAAAATACTTTGCTTTATCAACCAAAGCCATAAGCCTTCCAAGGCATGGAGCTTCTGTGTTTGTAAGTATAGGGGTCAGCTGTTATGCTCACAGGAATCAATTTGGGCTTATTAATGAGGATGGAATTTTTCTTGAAGAAAAAGAAAAAGATCCTTCAAAGTATCTTCCCGACGAACAAGTTGATTTTAAAAATCCTGCTAAAATAAATCTTGATCAGCCAATGGATAAAATAAGAGAAGAGCTTTCAAAATTAAGTGTTTCAAGCCCTATACTTTTAAATGGAACTATTATTGTAGCCAGAGATATTGCCCATTCAAAAATTTTGGAAATTTTGGAAAAAGAAAAAACACTTCCAGCCTATATAAAAAATCACCCTGTATATTATGCAGGTCCAGCAAAGGTTCCCTTGGGGTTTCCATCTGGTTCTTTTGGGCCGACAACTTCAGCAAGAATGGATTCATATACTGAACCATTTCAAAAGAACCAAGGTTCTCTTGTAATGATCGGCAAAGGGAACAGAGCCTCAATTGTAAAAAACTCTTGCCAAAAATATAAAGGATTTTATCTTGGAGCAATAGGCGGAGCTGCCGCACTTGTAGGAAAAAATTGTATAAAATCAATTGAGGTTATAGATTTTGAAGAGCTTGGAATGGAGGCGGTTTTTAAAATTAAAGTAAATGATTTTCCAGCTTTTCTTGTAATAGATGACAAGGGCAATGACTTTTTTGAAAACCTTTAA